The Rubricoccus marinus nucleotide sequence GCGTTGAACGCCGTGGAGAGCGCGTGCCCGCCGCGGACCTTCTTCTTGACGTCGTTCCAGTCGGCGGGCTTCACCTCGACGCCGGTGCCGGTGTAGAAGCGGGAGCGGCGGGCGTGCGTCACGCGGATCCACACAGGTGCCTCCCCGTTGGGCCGGGTCTTCGAGGTGCGGTGGACGAGGGAGACGGACGGCGCGGCCATCGGGGGCGGGTCACGCCAGAGGCCTGGTACAACATGGGTACAACAAAGGCCGGCGCGGGGCGTCGGGGAGCGGGTACGGACGTGCCAGGATCGGGCGTGATTCCCGGTTCGTGGCACCGTGCGGCGCAAGGTAGCGCCGACCGCGCCGCGGTCTCGGGTACCTGACCGCCCACACCGCGCCAGAGGCCGCTGGCGCACCGAGGATCGCGCCCGTGTTGCAGGGCCGTAGCGTGGAGGGTTGGCCTGGAATGCCCGTACGTTGGCGGCCCCTCTGCCCCGCTCCGATGCTTCGTCCCTGGCTCGCTCTCCTCCTCTTCCCCGTCGCCGTCTGCGCCCAAGACGCGCCAGCGGCAAACCCGGCCTCTGGCGAGGGCGTGACCGTGATGGAGTACGAGCCGCGCTCCACGCTCGTCGTGCCCGAGACGCGACTCACGCGCGCCTCCGTCCCGTTCGTGGACGCCCACGCGCACCTCTGGCGCGCCGGGACGATGAGCGCCGACGACATGGCGGAGCTTATCGGCGAGATGGACGCGATGAACATGGCCGTCATGGTCAACCTCAGCGGCGGCAGCGGCGAGCGCCTGCGCGAGAGCATCGCCAACACCGAGCGCCACGCGCCGGGCCGGATCGTCCACTTCGCCAACGTCGACTTCGACAGCATCGGCACGCCGGGATGGAGCGAGCGCGCCGAGGCGCAGTTCCGTGAGGACGTAGCCTCTGGCGCCAGAGGCCTGAAGATCTTTAAGAGCCTCGGGCTCTCGGTCACCGATAGCGACGGGCAGCGCGTGGCCGTGGACGATCCGCGCATCGCGCCCGTGTGGGAGGCCGCGGGCGAACTGGGCGTGCCGGTCCTCATCCACTCCGCCGACCCCGCGCCGTTCTGGGAGCCGTACAATGCGCACAACGAGCGCTACTACGAGCTGACCGAGCGGCCCAACCGGCGCCAGATCGCTCCGCCGTCGTTCGAGGACGTGATCGGGGAGCAGCACGCTGTCTTCCGGCGCCACCCCCAAACGACGTTTATCAACGCGCACCTCGGCTGGTATGGCAACGACCTCGCGCGGCTGGGAGAGCTCCTGGACGAGCATCCCAACGTGGTCACCGAACTCGGCGCCGTTCTCGCCGAACTGGGCCGCCAGCCCCGCACCGCACGGCAGTTCCTGATCGACTACCAGGACCGCGTCCTGATGGGCAAGGACTCCTACGCGCCAGAGGAGTACCACGTCTACTTCCGCGTCTTCGAGACCGACGACGACTACATCGAGTACTACCGCCGCCGCCACGCCAACTGGCGCCTCTACGGCCTGGACCTCCCCGCCGACGTGCTCGCGAAGGTCTACGCCGGCAACGCCCGGCGCATCATCCCCGGCCTGGACGCCAGCGCGTTCGCAGAGTAGCGCCTCTGGCGAAACTCGGCGCCCTCCCCAAACGGGTGTCATCGCGAGCGGAGCGCGGCGATCCCGTGACGCCGAGTGCGGACCACCCAGGTCGCCGGGGCGCGGAGCCTGCCCTGATCACAGCCGTACAAGCTCCACGTGAGGACACAGGGATGCCGCCTCTGGCGCCAGAGGCCTCTGGCGAGACACCTCAACGGGCCAGCGCTGCGCCCGCCGCTTCACGAACAGCATCTGCGTAGGCCGCCACGAGCGTGCGCCGGAGGTGCGTCCGGCCCGTCACCAGTCGCACCTCGCGCTGGGGAATGGGCTCCGCCAGAGGCCGCACGCGCCTCGCCTCGTCGGCGGTGAGGTAGAGCGTCGAGAGCTCGGGCAAAAGCGTCACGCCGCCGGCGCGGTCCACCATGCGGCGGAGCGTTTCGAGGTTGCCGCTCTCGAACCGCACGTTCCGGCCGGTGCCCTTGGTCGGCGCCGCGCCGCACAGGTGGAGCACCTGATCGCGGAAGCAGTGCCCCTCACTCAGCAGCCAGACCTCCTCTGGCGCCAACCGGTCGCACGCGACGACCTCGTGCGACGCCAGAGGATGCTCGGCGCCCACGTACGCCACGAACTGCTCGGTGTAGAGCGGCTCTGTGTGGAGCCCCGCCGCCCGCTCGTCCGTCGCCACAATCCCCGCGTCGATCCGCTCGGTCGCCAGGTGGTCCAGGATGGACTCGGTCGTGAGCTCGTGGATGGAGAGCGAGACGTGCGGGTAGCGCTCCGCAAACGGTCCGGTGACGAGCGGGAGGAGGCACGCCGCGACGGTCGGGATCACGCCTATGCGGAGTTCGCCTGCGGGCTCGTTGCTCTGCTCATCCGTAAGCGCGGCCAGCCCTTCGGCCTCGCGCAACACGGCCCGGGCGCGCACGAGCGCCTCGGCGCCCGCCTCGGTCGGCACCACGGGCTGCCGGCTCCGGTCGAAGAGCACGATCCCGAGTTCTTCCTCCAGTCGCTTGAGCCCGGCGCTGAGCGTGGGCTGCGAGACGTAGCACGCCTCGGCGGCCCGGCCGAAGTGGCGGTGGGTGTCGATGGCGACGGCGTAGCGGAGTTGCGAGAGGGTCAAATCGATAGGGATGAGCTATCAGAGGATACGCAGAATCGATTTGATCTATGGGTCTGCGCGTCCTACTCTGTAGGCCTGAGATCCCCTCCCCATTCCGAACCCTCTCTATATGGCGACCGAGCCCACCAAGAAAAACGGCCCCCTCCTCACCACTGCGGACGGTGCGCCCATCGCCGATCAGGAGAACTCCCTGACGGCAGGCCCGCGCGGCCCGCTCCTGATGCAGGACGTGGTTCTGCAGGAGCAGATGCAGCGGTTCAACCGCGAGCGCGTGCCCGAGCGCGTGGTCCACGCCAAGGGCTCCGGCGCCTACGGCACGTTTACCGTCACGAACGACATCTCGAAGTACACGCGCGCCGCGATGTTCTCCGAGGTCGGCAAGGAGACCGAGCTCTCGATCCGGTTCTCGACGGTCGCCGGTGAGCGCGGCGCGGCGGATGCCGAGCGCGACCCGCGCGGCTTCGCGGTCAAGTTCTACACCGAGGAAGGCAACTGGGACCTCGTCGGCAACAACACGCCGGTGTTCTTTGTGCGCGACCCGTACAAGTTCGCCATGTTCATCCACTCGCAGAAGCGGCACCCGCACACCAACCTGCGCGATGCCGACATGCAGTGGGACTTCTGGAGCCTCTGCCCCGAAAGCCTCCACCAGGTGACGTGGCTCTTCGGTGACCGCGGGATTCCGAAGACGTACCGCCACATGAACGGGTACGGCTCGCACACCTACTCCCTCATCAACGCCGAGGGCGAGCGCGTCTGGGTCAAGTTCCACTTCAAGACGGACCAGGGCATCGAGTGCCTGACCAACGAGGAGGCCGCCGACCTCATCGCACAGGACCGCGAGAGCCACCAGCGCGACCTCTGGGAGGCCATCGACAACGGCGACTTCCCAACGTGGACGGCCTACATCCAGGTGATGACGCAGGAGCAGGCCGCCGAGGTGGACTACAACCCGTTCGACCTCACCAAGGTGTGGCCGCACGGCGACTTCCCGCTGATCGAGGTCGGCAAGCTGGAGCTCAACCGGAACCCCAACAACTACCACCACGAGGTGGAGCAGGCGGCGTACAACCCGAGCTCGCTCGTGCCCGGCATCGGGCCGAGCCCGGACAAGATGCTCCAGGGCCGCCTGATGAGCTACCAGGACGCGCACCTCTACCGCATCGGCGTCAACTACCGCGACCTTCGCGTCAACCGCCCGAGAACCGAGGTGCGGAGCTACATGCGCGACGGCCAGTTCGGCGGCCAGCTCGACGAGGGCACCGGCCACCCGAACTACTACCCCAACTCGGTGGAGGGCGCCCCGCGCCCGGACCCGAGCTACGCGGAGCCCGCGTGGCACCTGGGTGACGTGACCGTGGAGCGCTACAACTCCCGCGAGGATCACGACGACTTCTCGCAGGCCGCGGCGCTCTACCACCTCATGGACGAGGACGCCAAGGAGCGCCTGGTGCAGTCGCTCGCCGGCGCGATGGCGGGCGTGACGCGCCAGGAGATCATCGACCGCCAGCTCGGCCACTTCGACAACGTGGACGAGGAGTACGGCCGCCGCGTCCGCGAGGCCGTGACCGCCGCCCGCAACGCCGGTGGCGACGGGCAGTCGCTCGACGCCGCGATGGCCGTCCGCGACGCCGTCCCCGAGGGCGAGGCGCAGCGCGACTAGCGCCCCGTCTGGTTCGCCTCTGGCGCCCCGGTGGTCGTGTCCACCGGGGCGCCGTTTTGTTCGGCCTCTGGCGGCCCGCTCCGAGCGCCGCCGAGCGCGCCAGAGGCTCCGCTTTGCTACGATCCCCTCTATGTCTGCTCCCATCGACCCCGCCACCGTCGACTACCACGAGATCGCCCGCCGCGGCGATGCCGAAGTGCTCGGCGTATTTCTCGACGCCGGCCTCGACCCCGACCTCCGCGACGCCAGAGGCTACTCGCTGCTCATGATCGCGGCGTACAGCGACCAGGAGCCGACGACGACGCTGCTCCTCGCCAGAGGCGCCGACCCCGACGGGGCGGACCCGGCAGGCAACACGCCGCTGATGGGCATGGCGTTCAAAGGCTACCCCGACCGCGCGCGGCAGCTCCTTGCCTCTGGCGCCGACCCCAACGCGCGCAACGGCTCGGGCGCGACGGTCCTCATGACGGCCGCGATGATGGGCACGCCCGCCTTTGTGCAGCTCCTCCTCGACCACGGCGCCGATGCCGCGCTGACCGATCCGCAGGGGCGGACGGCGCTCGACATCGCGCGCGGGATGGGCCGCGAGGACGTGGCGCAGGTGCTCGCCGGGACGCCCGCCCCTGGCGCGTAACCAGCGCCGTCGCCTCTGGCGCAAGAGGCCGGGTCTAGCTTGGTGCTTGCCCTCGCGCCGCCCATGAAAGCCCAGCTGGTCACCGAGTTCATCGGGACGTTTTTCCTCGTGCTCACGATCGGGCTCACGGTCCTGATCGGGACCGACTTCGCGCCCATCGCGATTGCGGCGTCGCTGATCGCGATGATCTACATGGGCGGGCACGTCTCGAAGGCGCACTACAACCCGGCGATCACGCTCGCCTTCTGGCTGCGCGGCACGTTTCCCGCCAGAGGCATCGCGCCGTACATCGCGGCGCAGGTGGGGGCGTCCGTCCTGGCGTCGCTGGCGGTCCACGGCGTGACGGATCAGTTTCTGGTCGTCTCGCCGGGCGTGGGCACGGGTCTGGGCTCGTTTGCGCTCCTGGAGTTCCTGTTCACCTTCGCGCTCGCGCTCGTCATCCTCAACGTGGCGACGGCGCCGACGCTGGAGGGCAACGGCCACTACGGCATCGCCATCGGCTTTATCGTGATGGGCGGGGCCTACGCGGCGGGGCCCATCTCGGGCGGCGCCTTTAACCCGGCCGTCGCGCTCGGACCCGCGCTCGTCAACCTCGTCTTCGGGCAGGAGGGCGCGCTGTCCGGGCTGTGGGTCTACCTCGTCGCCACGAGCGCCGGGGCCGCGCTCGCCGTCCCGGCCTACTTCGCGATGAACGGCCGCGACGCGCCAGAGGCCTCTGGCGGGTGAGCCTCTGGCGCGATGCCTCTGGCGCGCGCCGTAGACTTAGGCACGCATCCGCCCCGACCGATGGCTCTCCCCGCGACTTCCCTTCTCCCCACGACGCCAGAGGCCTACCTCGACTGGGAGGAGGCGCAACTGGAGCGCCACGAGTTCTACCGCGGCGAGGTGTTCGCGATGGCCGGCGGCTCGTTCCGGCACTCGCAGCTGACGGCGAACGCAACCGGCGAGCTACGTAACGCGCTGCGCGGATCGGGTTGCCAGGTGCTCTCCAGCGACATGCGCGTTCTCGTCCGCGCCAACGGCCTGTACACGTACCCGGACCTCTCAGCGATCTGCGGCGAGCCCGAGTTTGAGACCGACCGCGAGACCACGCTGACAAACCCCGTCCTCATCATCGAGGTGCTCTCGGACTCGACCGAGTCCTACGACCGGGGCGCCAAGTTCCGGCTGTACCGCGAGATCCCGTCGCTGGTGGAGTACGTGCTGATCTCGCAGAAGGAGCGCGCCGTCGACGTGTTCCGGCGCGACGCCAGAGGCTGGCTCGTCGTGGAGCCGGACGCCGACAGCGTCGAATTCGTCTCCGTCGGCGCGACGCTCAGCCTGGACGACCTGTACGAGGGCGTGACGGTCGATGCGGCCGAGCACCCCACCCCCGGCGAGGCCTCTGGCGAACGCGGGTAGCCCGCGCCAGAGGCCTCTGGCGGAGCCACGTCAGCAGCAGCTTCCCATCGGGGCGCCGTCGCCAGAGGCCGGAGCCGGGGCGCAGTCGAAGAGGCCGAAGTGCGTGCTGCGGTCGCCGAGCACGTCGAAGTAGGCGCCGAAGCGGGTGTTCTGCACCATCGCGGCGGAGTTGCCGCAGACGAGCATCGGGCGGCCGGCCTCGAAGACGTGGTGGTCGTCGAGCGTGAACGCGTGGCGCTGGCCCTCGATGCCGCCCTTGTAGATCGCGACCTGGCCGTAGTCCTCGCACTGGTCCTCGATGAGGTCGGGCAGCTTAAAGGCGCGGACCGTGCGCGAGGTGAACACCGCGTTGCCCAGCATGTCGCGGAGCGCGGGGTCCTCGACCTCCAGCGGGCGCTCGCTGACCGTCCGCACGTCGGCCCAGCCGAGGGCGGCCATCATGCGGCGGAAGTCCTCGCCGTACATCGCGCCGCCCAAGCACTCGCCGACGAGGATGGGGTCGGCCTGGGCCTCTGGCGAGAGGCGCCGGTCCACGAACACGTCCGAGAAGTAGAGCTCGCCGCCAGGCTTGAGCACGCGCGTGATCTCGCGGAAGACCTGTTCCTTCTCGCTCGCGAGGTTGAGCACGCAGTTGGAGATCACCACGTCCACGCTCTCGTCCTCGACGCCAGAGGCCGCGAGGTCCTCGATGATGCCGAGGCGGAAGTCAGTCGTGGGCGCGTCGAACCCGAGCGACTCGGCGACGGCGGCTTGGTGGCGGCGCGCCACGTCGATCTGCGCCTCGGTCATGTCGATGCCGATCACGCGGCCCTCGGGCCCGGCGAGCGCGGCGGCGACGAACGCGTCACGGCCGGTCCCGCAGCCGAGGTCGAGGATCGTCTGGCCGGTGAGCGCGCCCGGGATGGGCGAGCCGCAGCCGTAGAACTTGCTCAGCACCTCATCGGGCAGGAGCGAGAGGATCGGCTTGTGGTGCTCGGGGACGGCCTCGTCAGAGCAGCAGGCGGTGGTGAGCAGGTCGTCGGACGTTTTCAGCGTCTCGCCGTAGTACTCGCGGACCTGGGCGTGGACGGTGGCGGTGGCTTCCATGTGGGGAGTGGCGGTGTAGGGGGCAGACGGTCGGGTCCGCGTCGTGATCGCGCGGAGGATAGCCGTTTCGCCAGAGGCCCGCTGTCGGCCGGACACCGAATCCGCCTCTGGCGCCAGAGGCGCTACCGCGGCGTTCTACCGCACCGCCACGCCCGCGACGTGCGGCGCGACGAGCCCGGCGCGGAGGTGGAACCGCTCGGCGTCGACGCGCGCGAAGCCGGCCCGATCGATCATCGCGAGGGTGTCCTGATCCGGGCGGCAGCCGTCAGCGAGCGCGCCCCACGGGCGCCGCAGGCGCCTTTGCCAGCGCCGGAGTACCGAGGCCTCTGGCGCCGCGACGTGCTCGATAAACACGAACCGCCCGCCGGGCTTGAGCACACGCTGGACCTCCGCGAGAACGCCCGCCACGCTGTCCACGGAGCAGAGCACGAGCGTGCTCACCACGGCGTCTGCGCTCGCGTCCGCCAGAGGCAGCCGCTCCGCCACGCCGCCGACGATCTCCAGGTCCAGGCCTCTGGCGCCAGCGGCCCTCCGCAGGCGTGGGTGGAAGTGCACGTTGGGCTCCACGGCGATCCAGCGCACGCCAGAGGCTCCGGCTTCTGCGCCGAGGTACTCCGCGTTTGGCCCGGCGCCCGCGCCGATCTCGACGACCGTCCCCGAGAGGCCGCCCAGAAGCAGCCTCTTGCGAGCGCCGTAGAGGCGCCGGTCCGTCCCCCCTCCGTGTGCCAGGAGCCACGCGAAAAACGCTTTGCCCAGACCGCGTCGGACCTCGCCCGCCTCTGGCGGCGTACGCTCGCTTCCCTCTATCTCCATTCCCCTATCCGACATGGCACTCGCCAAAATCATCGAGGTCTCGTCCTCGTCCCAGACCAGCTTCGACGACGCCGTCAAGAACGCATACGCAGAGGTCGCCCAGACCGTCCGCAACGTCAAGAGCGTCTACGTACAGGACTTCCTCTACGAGCCCGGAGAGGCCGACGAGACCGGCGGTCGCTTCCGCGTCCACTGCAAGGTGACGTTCATGGTCGAGAACGCGAACGACTAAGCGTTCCCCCCGCTTTTTGCAGCGTCCCCGTTGGAACGCCGCTGTGAGCCCCGGTTGCCGTGCGCAGCCGGGGCTCATTCGATCACGGCGTCGGGCTCCAGTTCCGCCTCGGGCGCGAGGTCGGAGCTCGGCGCTTGTTCGGCCTCTGGCGCGAGCGTTGCGTCGGGCGCGAGGTCGCCGTCGGCCTGCACGGGGTCGGCGCCTTCGAGCACGAGATCGGGATCCTCCTCAGCCCCGCACGCCGCCAGAGGCAGCAAGAGGGCGAGAGCGGCGAGACGAATCATCAGGAGGTGGCGAGAGAAGGCCTCAGTGTACGGCGCCAGAGGCCGAGCCCGACGAGCACGAGCACGGCCATCCACAGCCTCGCGAGGTAGAGGTCGATGCACGCGCGCGGGAGCGTCTCGATCAGGCTCGCCATCATCGGCGGCGGCGGGCGCTGCGCGAAAAACGCCAGCGCGCACAGCGCCACCACCCACCGCGCCAGAGGCGGCCTCTGGCGCGCCTCGGCGAGCGCGACGAGCAGCAGCGGGACCGCGAGCACGAACGTGTGCTCCCAGCCCAGCGGAACCACCGCCGGTAGGACCGCGAGCACGACAAGCCCCGCACGCACGATCCCTGCCCCTCCGCTCCACACGCTCAGGATCGCCGCGCCCACGACCAGCGCGCCGACCGCGCCAGCCACGAGCGTAGCCTCTGGCGACGCGGGCATCATCCCCGACGCCGTTACGATCTCGATGGGAAGGTCCAGACGCGTAACCGTCGCCTGGATCGACGTGCTGAGTGCGCCGGGATCCGTGAGGCCGGAGAACGCGGGGAAGCGCTCCAGCGCGTACTCGCGGTAGAGCGCCCACGGCACCCACGGCAGCAGCGCCAGAGGCAGCGCCAGCCATCCCGCCGCCGCGCCCCCCACGAGCCCGCGCCAGCGGCGCCAGTCGCTCGCCTCTGGCGACCTCGCGCGCAGCCGCCCGAGCCCGAGCGGGAGCAGCGCCAGAGGCAGCACCTTGAGCCAGAAGCCGCCCGCAAGCGCGAGCGCGCCCCAACCGGGCCTCTGGCGCTGGCAGAGGTGCAGAAACGCGAGCGCCGAGAGCAGTACGAGCACGTTGACCTGCGCGTACTTCAGGTTCTGAAAGACGGGGGCGGACGCGAGGCCGGTGATGAGGAGCGCGATGCGTGTCGCCCGGTCCAGGCGCGAGCCCGTCTCGCGCTCCCACAGCCGCAGCGCCCACGCAAACGCGGCGGCGAGCCCCCCGAAGATCAGCGGCCCACTGGCGATGTAGCCCGCCACGCCCGAGACCCACGTCGTCGGCCAGAAGGCGAGCACGGCGGGCGGCGGGTAGAAGTATTCCGCGTCGGCGTAGAGCGTGAGCGGGTCGCTGAAAAAGCGCAGCGCGGCCTCGTGGAACCAGCTGTAGTCCACCAGGAAGTGCCACGGCTCGGCCAGCGCGAAGCGGTAGAACGTCGCCGCGAGGTAGACCGGCATAACGGGCAGCCAGAGCGCCGAGAGCGCCGCCACCGCCGCGAGGTGCGGCTGGCGCCTGAGCTCTTGCAGCGCACCTTTCACGCCTCTGGCGCGGGTCGCTGCGTCGTCTCCGCCAGAGGCCTCAGACGAACGCATTCCACAGCAGGCGCACGGCCACGATCCCTGCGAACAGCCCGAACGCCCACCGCACCCACTTCACGTTGACGCGGTGCGCCGTCGAAACGCCAAACCGGGCCGTCACCATCGCGGGCAGCGCGAGCGCGAGCGCGTACGGCACGTGGACGTAGCCGACGGCGCCAGAGGGCACGGGCGCGGCCAATCCCCGAACCGCGTACATCGCCACGCCCACGGCGGTGATCAGCACGATGGCGGCGGTCGAGGTCCCTGCGGCGGCCTTGAGCGGAAGCCGCAAGGGCCCATTGAACGCAGGCACGAGGACCACGCCTCCGCCCACGCCCGCCGCGCTGGAGAGCGCGCCCGCCGCGGCGCCCGTCCCGATCAGCGCGCTCCAGCTCCGCCGCGCGCCAGAGGCCGTGATCGCGCCGCCCCCGTGGCTCTTCTTCGTCAGCATCCGCGCCACTACCACCAAGAGCACCACGCCGAGCACGATCTGGAACACGCGCTTGGAGTACCACGGCTGCGTGGTCACCAGCAGCGTCATCAGCACAACGGCAACGGCGGCGATCGCGCCCGTCGTCAGCGCCGTCCGCCAGTCCACAGCGCCTGCCTTGTTCTGCGCGACGGCGCCGCTGGCGCTCGCTGCGAGCGTGCAGAACAGGCTGGAGCCCAGCGTCAGCGGCGTCAAGACAGGGTCCTCAATGCCGATGCCCTGAAGTACGAAGAACAGGACGGGGCCGAAGATGATGCCCCCGCCAACGCCTACCAGCCCGGCCACGAACCCGCCCAGCGCGCCCGCGGCGATCAACAGGGCGAGAACGGTCAGCGACATGGGTGGGGCTCTGTGAAACGGCACGATACCGCCAGAGGCTGTATCTCGCCTCTGGCGCGTCGGCCTCTAACGGACTCGCCGCCCCTACGCACAGCTCGCCCGAGGCCTCTGGCGAGCACCGCGGCTCAGCGCACGATGGTGATGCGGGCCGTCGCCACAGCGCCCGAGGCCGACTGCGCACGGACCACGTACACGCCCGACGCCAGAGGCGCTCCAGCGTCGCTGCGGCCGTCCCAGGCGATCGCCTCTGGCGAGGTCCCGGCGAGGCCCGTCGCCAGCGTGCGGACGCGGCGGCCGAGCACGTCGAAAACAGCCACCTCCACGGCCTCTGGCGCTGCGAGCGTGACGCCGACGGTCATCGTCCCGCGCGAGGGGTTCGGAGAGACGCTCAAGCTCAGCTCCCCCGCCAGAGCCGCGGGCGACTCGCCAGAGGTCGGCAGGGGAGCGGAAAACGTGGAGACGCCCGCGTGGCCTACCGAGAGCGCCACCACGCCCGGCTGGACAAACTCCACGCCCGTGACCACGTCGCCGATCTGCTGGGAGGAGGAGGTCGGCGTGAAGCGTGGGAAGGGGGGCGTGGACGGCACGTTGGCCACGTTGTACGAATAGACGCCGTTGCCCGCCACGACGAGCACGTCGCCCAGACCCGCCAGAGGCACCTGGTTGGAGCCCGCTACGTCGAACGCGCCCTTTACGGATGCGGCGGCAGGGTCCGAGACGTCGACAACGGTGATGAAGCCGCCAGCGCCGTTCGTATACAGGCGGTCGCCGGCACGCGCGAGGCGGAAGCGAGAGCCGCGGAGGTCGAGGCTGGAGAGCGCCTGCGGTGCCGAGGGCGTGCTCATGTCGTACAGGCGGAGCCGGGTGTCGTTCACGTCGGAGACCCAGACCACCGGGCCGGTTCCGCCCACGTCTGCCGCGCCCGCCGGCGGCGTGATGGTCGCGATCTGGACCGGCGATGCCGGATTGTCAAGCGACAGGACGTACACGGTCTGCGCGTCATCGAGCGCGAGAAGGAACTTCCCGTCTTCCGTAACAGACACGGTCCGAATCGGCGTGTTGCGGAGCACGTTCGCCGTGGTCGTCATCGTCGTCTTGTCGATCGCCCAGATGCCTGCGAAGCCATCGGCGGCGTACAGGTGGTTGAGTTGCAGCGCGACGTCGGTCGTGTAGTTCCACTGCGACGTGTGCGCCCGGTTCATGAACGGCTCTAGCCGCTCTGGACCGCCGCCCACCGGCACCACGCGCTCCAGCGCCATCACCCCGGAGCCCGCTTGCGCGGAGTAAATGATGTCTGTCTCGTCATCTACAACGAGGTCTTGCGCCAGGCCACCGCCTTGCAGGAAGCCGCGCAGATTCTGCCCGGACACGCTCCCCTGATGGATGCCACTATAGAAGTCCGAGACGAGAAATGTGTTGCCCTGCACGGCGACCCGGTTGGCGCCGCTGGCGCTGAACGCGGTGCTCGTCTCCCTTCGGCGGACGTATACGGGGGCCGCGGGATCGCTCGCGTTCACGAACTGGACCCCACCAAAAAGGCCTGCCACGAGAATCTGGTTGCCAGACCAGAGAAGGTCCAGCGGGTCCGCCCGGCTGCTGAGCGTCACCGTGCCGAGCTCTACCGGGACATCGGGGTTGTCCAGGCTGTACAGCTTCACCAACCCGCGCCCGGCGGAGTTGCGCTGCCCAACCGCGAGCGTCCCCGCGTCGCTGATCCCCACGG carries:
- a CDS encoding sulfite exporter TauE/SafE family protein, with the translated sequence MSLTVLALLIAAGALGGFVAGLVGVGGGIIFGPVLFFVLQGIGIEDPVLTPLTLGSSLFCTLAASASGAVAQNKAGAVDWRTALTTGAIAAVAVVLMTLLVTTQPWYSKRVFQIVLGVVLLVVVARMLTKKSHGGGAITASGARRSWSALIGTGAAAGALSSAAGVGGGVVLVPAFNGPLRLPLKAAAGTSTAAIVLITAVGVAMYAVRGLAAPVPSGAVGYVHVPYALALALPAMVTARFGVSTAHRVNVKWVRWAFGLFAGIVAVRLLWNAFV
- a CDS encoding FlgD immunoglobulin-like domain containing protein; protein product: MTMRHLVLAAFALLFASGGSLGLTGASAQPDAFFPPVPQLPANVNNVAPEGFGAGGGLEPLARWPYGYARSVAFTSSGVGVTMQGSVLQTLDLSTSGQVSVVGELVFPGVISDMATQGDMVYLMLTHFLNTETGLFIVDLSDPAAPVRRGSVTGLAATSVLVQDDYAYVGTYNTAEGPSLSLRVISVADADAPVQVGAVETPSFPEDIAIRGGYAYLALNDAGLGIVDVSAPEGPALGNTSVTAYVGAVGISDAGTLAVGQRNSAGRGLVKLYSLDNPDVPVELGTVTLSSRADPLDLLWSGNQILVAGLFGGVQFVNASDPAAPVYVRRRETSTAFSASGANRVAVQGNTFLVSDFYSGIHQGSVSGQNLRGFLQGGGLAQDLVVDDETDIIYSAQAGSGVMALERVVPVGGGPERLEPFMNRAHTSQWNYTTDVALQLNHLYAADGFAGIWAIDKTTMTTTANVLRNTPIRTVSVTEDGKFLLALDDAQTVYVLSLDNPASPVQIATITPPAGAADVGGTGPVVWVSDVNDTRLRLYDMSTPSAPQALSSLDLRGSRFRLARAGDRLYTNGAGGFITVVDVSDPAAASVKGAFDVAGSNQVPLAGLGDVLVVAGNGVYSYNVANVPSTPPFPRFTPTSSSQQIGDVVTGVEFVQPGVVALSVGHAGVSTFSAPLPTSGESPAALAGELSLSVSPNPSRGTMTVGVTLAAPEAVEVAVFDVLGRRVRTLATGLAGTSPEAIAWDGRSDAGAPLASGVYVVRAQSASGAVATARITIVR
- a CDS encoding glycosyltransferase family 87 protein → MRSSEASGGDDAATRARGVKGALQELRRQPHLAAVAALSALWLPVMPVYLAATFYRFALAEPWHFLVDYSWFHEAALRFFSDPLTLYADAEYFYPPPAVLAFWPTTWVSGVAGYIASGPLIFGGLAAAFAWALRLWERETGSRLDRATRIALLITGLASAPVFQNLKYAQVNVLVLLSALAFLHLCQRQRPGWGALALAGGFWLKVLPLALLPLGLGRLRARSPEASDWRRWRGLVGGAAAGWLALPLALLPWVPWALYREYALERFPAFSGLTDPGALSTSIQATVTRLDLPIEIVTASGMMPASPEATLVAGAVGALVVGAAILSVWSGGAGIVRAGLVVLAVLPAVVPLGWEHTFVLAVPLLLVALAEARQRPPLARWVVALCALAFFAQRPPPPMMASLIETLPRACIDLYLARLWMAVLVLVGLGLWRRTLRPSLATS